The Chroicocephalus ridibundus chromosome 2, bChrRid1.1, whole genome shotgun sequence genome includes a region encoding these proteins:
- the RPL14 gene encoding large ribosomal subunit protein eL14 — protein sequence MVFKRFVEIGRVAFISFGPHAGKLVAIVDVIDQNRALVDGPCSGVRRQAMPFKCMQLTDFVLKFPHSARQKCVRLAWEKENINEKWAATRWAKKIEAREKKAKMTDFDRYKVMKAKKMRNRIIKHEMKKLQRLASKKGKKPEKPEKSEKSEKPEKAQKSAKVQKAQKVQK from the exons ATG GTGTTCAAGCGCTTCGTCGAGATTGGCAGAGTTGCCTTCATTTCTTTCGGGCCGCATGCTGGCAAGCTGGTGGCCATCGTGGATGTTATCGACCAAAACAGG gcaCTAGTTGATGGCCCCTGCAGTGGTGTCAGAAGGCAGGCTATGCCGTTCAAGTGCATGCAGCtgactgactttgttctcaagtTCCCACACAG TGCTCGTCAGAAGTGTGTGCGACTTGCCTGggagaaggaaaatataaatgaaaaatgggCAGCCACAAGATGGGCAAAGAAGATTGAAGCCCGAGAAAAG AAAGCCAAAATGACTGACTTCGACCGCTACAAGGttatgaaagcaaagaaaatg AGAAACAGGATCATCAAGCACGAAATGAAGAAGCTCCAGAGGCTGGCTTCTAAAAAAGGCAAGAAGCCAGAGAAACCAGAGAAGTCAGAGAAATCAGAGAAGCCAGAGAAGGCACAGAAGTCAGCGAAGGTGCAGAAGGCCCAGAAggtgcagaaataa